The Xiphophorus couchianus chromosome 5, X_couchianus-1.0, whole genome shotgun sequence genome includes a region encoding these proteins:
- the LOC114144563 gene encoding far upstream element-binding protein 3-like isoform X8, translating into MAELVQGQASMNQPGLKSDGLVDVLQRARQIVGKMGGEAMSHLNSSSGSVESTLYYPGQKRPGEDGVGNQLPAMGHQRVMTEEYKVPDRMVGFIIGRGGEQITRIQLESGCKIQIASDSGGLMERPCSLTGTPESIEQAKRLLVQIVERCRNGPGFHGDGDGGAAVQEMLIPASKVGLVIGRGGDTIKQLQERAGVKMMMIQDGPLPTGADKPLRISGDPYKVQAAKELVLEVIREKDGEFRSGRSDFGGRLGGTNLDVQVPRFAVGIVIGRNGEMIKKIQNDAGVRVQFKADDGISPERVAMVMGQPERCQHAVHLINELIQTAQVSLARPEPAMQEPGQNRPSFLPCVQERDGFGSALRSSRVRGRSDWTMGSPGPLQEVTYTIPADKCGLVIGKGGETIKSINQQSGAHVELQRNPPPSTDPNTRVFTIRGSAQQMEVARQLIDDKIGGSGIMSNGGFGFGPFTQGPAAHQNSGQPFVTGVWGNTYQTSWQNPGQQDPGHSLVVCVCVCV; encoded by the exons ATGGCGGAGCTGGTGCAGGGACAGGCCTCGATGAACCAGCCGGGGCTCAAGTCAGACGGCCTGGTCGATGTTTTACAGAGGGCCCGGCAG ATTGTGGGGAAAATGGGGGGAGAAGCCATGTCCCACCTCAACAGCTCCTCAGGAAGCGTGGAGTCCACGCTGTACTACCCTGGACAGAAGCGACCCGGAGAGGACGGAG TGGGTAACCAGCTCCCAGCCATGGGCCATCAGAG GGTAATGACGGAGGAGTACAAGGTCCCGGACCGGATGGTGGGCTTCA TTATCGGCAGAGGCGGCGAGCAGATCACCAGGATCCAGCTGGAGTCGGGATGTAAGATCCAGATCGCCTCAG ATAGCGGAGGGCTGATGGAGCGGCCGTGTTCACTGACGGGAACTCCAGAGAGCATCGA gCAGGCGAAGCGGCTGCTGGTCCAGATCGTGGAGCGGTGTCGGAACGGGCCGGGTTTCCATGGTGATGGCGACGGCGGCGCCGCGGTGCAGGAGATGCTGATCCCGGCCAGCAAGGTGGGGCTGGTGATCGGCCGCGGCGGCGACACCATCAAGCAGCTGCAG GAGCGGGCCGGGGTCAAGATGATGATGATCCAGGACGGGCCGCTGCCGACCGGTGCCGACAAGCCGCTCCGCATCTCCGGAGATCCCTACAAAGTCCAG GCGGCCAAGGAGCTGGTTCTGGAGGTGATCCGGGAGAAGGATGGGGAGTTTCGGTCCGGACGCAGCGACTTCGGAGGCAGGCTGGGCGGAACCAATCTGGAC GTTCAGGTTCCGAGGTTCGCTGTCGGCATCGTGATTGGCAGGAACGGAGAGATGATCAAGAAGATCCAGAACGACGCCGGGGTCAGAGTTCAGTTCAAAGCAG ATGATGGCATCAGTCCGGAGCGCGTCGCCATGGTGATGGGTCAGCCGGAGCGCTGCCAGCACGCGGTCCACCTCATCAACGAGCTCATCCAGACGGCCCAGGTAAGCCTGGCGAGACCAGAACCGGCGATGcaagaaccgggtcagaaccgccCCTCATTCCTCCCCTGTGTCCAGGAGCGGGACGGCTTCGGCTCGGCCCTGCGGAGCTCCAGGGTCAGAGGTCGCAGTGACTGGACCATGGGCTCTCCCGGCCCGCTGCAGGAGGTCACCTACACCATCCCAGCTGATAAGTGCGGCCTGGTCATTGGCAAAG GCGGTGAAACCATCAAGAGCATCAACCAGCAGTCCGGGGCCCATGTGGAGCTGCAGAGGAACCCGCCGCCCTCCACCGACCCCAACACCCGGGTCTTCACCATCCGCGGCTCCGCCCAGCAGATGGAGGTCGCTCGCCAGCTCATTGACGACAAGATCGGG GGATCGGGGATCATGAGCAACGGAGGATTCGGCTTCGGCCCCTTCACCCAGGGCCCTGCTGCCCACCAGAA
- the LOC114144563 gene encoding far upstream element-binding protein 3-like isoform X9, whose amino-acid sequence MAELVQGQASMNQPGLKSDGLVDVLQRARQIVGKMGGEAMSHLNSSSGSVESTLYYPGQKRPGEDGVGNQLPAMGHQRVMTEEYKVPDRMVGFIIGRGGEQITRIQLESGCKIQIASDSGGLMERPCSLTGTPESIEQAKRLLVQIVERCRNGPGFHGDGDGGAAVQEMLIPASKVGLVIGRGGDTIKQLQERAGVKMMMIQDGPLPTGADKPLRISGDPYKVQAAKELVLEVIREKDGEFRSGRSDFGGRLGGTNLDVQVPRFAVGIVIGRNGEMIKKIQNDAGVRVQFKADDGISPERVAMVMGQPERCQHAVHLINELIQTAQVSLARPEPAMQEPGQNRPSFLPCVQERDGFGSALRSSRVRGRSDWTMGSPGPLQEVTYTIPADKCGLVIGKGGETIKSINQQSGAHVELQRNPPPSTDPNTRVFTIRGSAQQMEVARQLIDDKIGGSGIMSNGGFGFGPFTQGPAAHQNGQPFVTGVWGNTYQTSWQNPGQQDPGHSLVVCVCVCV is encoded by the exons ATGGCGGAGCTGGTGCAGGGACAGGCCTCGATGAACCAGCCGGGGCTCAAGTCAGACGGCCTGGTCGATGTTTTACAGAGGGCCCGGCAG ATTGTGGGGAAAATGGGGGGAGAAGCCATGTCCCACCTCAACAGCTCCTCAGGAAGCGTGGAGTCCACGCTGTACTACCCTGGACAGAAGCGACCCGGAGAGGACGGAG TGGGTAACCAGCTCCCAGCCATGGGCCATCAGAG GGTAATGACGGAGGAGTACAAGGTCCCGGACCGGATGGTGGGCTTCA TTATCGGCAGAGGCGGCGAGCAGATCACCAGGATCCAGCTGGAGTCGGGATGTAAGATCCAGATCGCCTCAG ATAGCGGAGGGCTGATGGAGCGGCCGTGTTCACTGACGGGAACTCCAGAGAGCATCGA gCAGGCGAAGCGGCTGCTGGTCCAGATCGTGGAGCGGTGTCGGAACGGGCCGGGTTTCCATGGTGATGGCGACGGCGGCGCCGCGGTGCAGGAGATGCTGATCCCGGCCAGCAAGGTGGGGCTGGTGATCGGCCGCGGCGGCGACACCATCAAGCAGCTGCAG GAGCGGGCCGGGGTCAAGATGATGATGATCCAGGACGGGCCGCTGCCGACCGGTGCCGACAAGCCGCTCCGCATCTCCGGAGATCCCTACAAAGTCCAG GCGGCCAAGGAGCTGGTTCTGGAGGTGATCCGGGAGAAGGATGGGGAGTTTCGGTCCGGACGCAGCGACTTCGGAGGCAGGCTGGGCGGAACCAATCTGGAC GTTCAGGTTCCGAGGTTCGCTGTCGGCATCGTGATTGGCAGGAACGGAGAGATGATCAAGAAGATCCAGAACGACGCCGGGGTCAGAGTTCAGTTCAAAGCAG ATGATGGCATCAGTCCGGAGCGCGTCGCCATGGTGATGGGTCAGCCGGAGCGCTGCCAGCACGCGGTCCACCTCATCAACGAGCTCATCCAGACGGCCCAGGTAAGCCTGGCGAGACCAGAACCGGCGATGcaagaaccgggtcagaaccgccCCTCATTCCTCCCCTGTGTCCAGGAGCGGGACGGCTTCGGCTCGGCCCTGCGGAGCTCCAGGGTCAGAGGTCGCAGTGACTGGACCATGGGCTCTCCCGGCCCGCTGCAGGAGGTCACCTACACCATCCCAGCTGATAAGTGCGGCCTGGTCATTGGCAAAG GCGGTGAAACCATCAAGAGCATCAACCAGCAGTCCGGGGCCCATGTGGAGCTGCAGAGGAACCCGCCGCCCTCCACCGACCCCAACACCCGGGTCTTCACCATCCGCGGCTCCGCCCAGCAGATGGAGGTCGCTCGCCAGCTCATTGACGACAAGATCGGG GGATCGGGGATCATGAGCAACGGAGGATTCGGCTTCGGCCCCTTCACCCAGGGCCCTGCTGCCCACCAGAA